Proteins found in one Microbacterium sp. LWS13-1.2 genomic segment:
- a CDS encoding glycine--tRNA ligase: MAEQSRLDKVIALARHRGFVFQAGEIYGGSRSAWDYGPLGTELKENIRRQWWQTFVRGRGDMVGLDSSIILPKRVWEASGHVATFTDPLVECLQCHKRFRADNLIEDFEARKGRKAENGLADVPCPNCGTKGQYTEPKAFSGLVKTYLGVVDDESGLYYLRPETAQGIFVNFANVLTASRKKPPFGIGQVGKAFRNEITPGNFIFRTREFEQMEIEFFVPPADAQEWFDHWVEACWDWFVDLGIDPANMRRFDVPEEDRAHYSDGTIDVEYRFGFAGKEWGELMGIANRTDYDLGSHSEASGQSLSYFDQASGEKYIPYVIEPSFGLTRAMMAFLVDAYHEEEAPNAKGGTDTRTVLKLDPRIAPVKAAVLPLSRNEQLSPIAREVAEVLRGEWNIDFDDAGAIGRRYRRQDEIGTPFCVTVDFDSLDDRAVTVRDRDTMGQERVPLEGLHAYLAERLAGA; this comes from the coding sequence GTGGCCGAGCAGTCTCGCCTCGACAAAGTCATCGCCCTCGCCCGTCATCGCGGGTTCGTGTTCCAGGCGGGTGAGATCTACGGCGGATCCCGGTCGGCGTGGGATTACGGTCCCCTCGGAACCGAGCTCAAGGAGAACATCCGCCGCCAGTGGTGGCAGACGTTCGTGCGCGGCCGCGGCGACATGGTCGGCCTCGACTCGTCGATCATCCTGCCCAAGCGCGTGTGGGAGGCATCCGGTCACGTCGCGACCTTCACCGACCCGCTGGTCGAGTGCCTGCAGTGCCACAAGCGGTTCCGCGCCGACAACCTCATCGAGGACTTCGAGGCCCGCAAGGGCCGCAAGGCTGAGAACGGCCTCGCCGACGTGCCGTGCCCGAACTGCGGCACCAAGGGCCAGTACACCGAGCCCAAGGCGTTCTCGGGCCTCGTGAAGACCTACCTCGGCGTCGTCGACGACGAGAGCGGCCTGTACTACCTGCGTCCCGAGACGGCGCAGGGCATCTTCGTGAACTTCGCGAACGTGCTCACCGCGAGCCGCAAGAAGCCGCCGTTCGGGATCGGCCAGGTGGGCAAGGCGTTCCGCAACGAGATCACACCGGGCAACTTCATCTTCCGCACGCGCGAATTCGAGCAGATGGAGATCGAGTTCTTCGTGCCGCCCGCCGATGCGCAGGAGTGGTTCGATCACTGGGTCGAGGCGTGCTGGGACTGGTTCGTCGACCTCGGCATCGACCCGGCCAACATGCGCCGGTTCGATGTGCCCGAAGAGGACCGCGCGCACTACTCCGACGGCACGATCGACGTCGAGTACCGCTTCGGGTTCGCCGGCAAGGAGTGGGGCGAGCTCATGGGCATCGCCAACCGCACCGACTACGACCTCGGCAGCCACAGCGAGGCATCGGGCCAGAGCCTGTCGTACTTCGACCAGGCGTCGGGCGAGAAGTACATCCCCTACGTGATCGAGCCCTCGTTCGGTCTGACGCGCGCCATGATGGCGTTCCTCGTCGACGCGTACCACGAGGAGGAGGCGCCGAACGCGAAGGGCGGCACCGACACCCGCACGGTGCTCAAGCTCGACCCGCGCATCGCGCCCGTCAAGGCCGCGGTGCTGCCGCTGTCGCGCAACGAGCAGCTCTCGCCCATCGCCCGCGAGGTGGCGGAGGTGCTCCGCGGCGAGTGGAACATCGACTTCGACGACGCCGGCGCCATCGGCCGCCGGTACCGTCGCCAGGACGAGATCGGCACGCCGTTCTGCGTGACCGTCGACTTCGACTCGCTCGACGACCGCGCCGTCACGGTGCGCGACCGCGACACGATGGGCCAGGAGCGTGTGCCGCTCGAGGGCCTGCACGCCTACCTCGCGGAGCGCCTCGCCGGCGCCTGA
- a CDS encoding substrate-binding domain-containing protein, which produces MVPRLPRPSAPSAPSTPTASGRRAARATGIGAALIAVAVMLTGCFGPTPDGGELGDGDFADDGCTSVVVATSSEKVNMLDALADAFKESPQHEQLDECATVRPINVSSGDATRFLTAGGDWPDDDTRRWPTMWSPASTVWTDRVAAAASPSLVGEPESFTHTPVVFGVPETMAKALGWPGTEIGIADFEALCQDPQGWASVGKPLWGSFKISKTNPNTSTTGLSAILMQSYEASGKTSDLTAADVAAAAEFSRVFEECVIHYGDTTGKVLTRLYDETENGAGGSGYVSAVALEETSLLNYNQGNPDSHTVQPGETLTPPKEKLVAVYPSGGSMWSDNPITVLGADWVTDVQATGGAAFAAFLQTDAAQEILPDYGFRPLDGAAPLGELFTTEYGVDPAGPAVTLPKPAVDVVSAAIDQWTQIRKPSSVLEVIDISGSMDEAIGDGRSKLDGAIEGAQSTLGHFRSSDEVGVWAFTTGVESEAGQNIVMLRDVEPLASDRESVDASLDDLRFAHRDGTPLYDAIAAAYDEMIARAEPGRINAIVLLSDGQDTDSSISLDSLVARIGASAREGGDEAPVRIFPIAYGEGADTAALQRIAEATGGQWFDASDAAKIDLVFASVINNF; this is translated from the coding sequence ATGGTCCCTCGCCTTCCGCGACCGTCCGCCCCTTCCGCTCCGTCGACGCCGACCGCGAGCGGCCGTCGTGCCGCCCGCGCGACGGGGATCGGAGCGGCGCTGATCGCGGTGGCCGTGATGCTCACCGGCTGCTTCGGCCCGACTCCCGACGGCGGCGAACTCGGCGACGGCGACTTCGCCGACGACGGCTGCACGAGCGTGGTCGTCGCCACCTCGTCCGAGAAGGTCAACATGCTCGACGCGCTGGCCGACGCGTTCAAGGAGTCGCCGCAGCACGAGCAGCTCGACGAGTGCGCGACGGTGCGGCCCATCAACGTCTCCTCGGGCGACGCGACGCGCTTCCTCACGGCAGGCGGCGACTGGCCCGACGACGACACCCGGCGCTGGCCCACGATGTGGTCGCCCGCATCGACGGTCTGGACCGACCGGGTCGCGGCGGCGGCATCTCCGTCCCTCGTCGGCGAGCCCGAGTCGTTCACCCACACGCCCGTCGTGTTCGGGGTGCCAGAGACCATGGCCAAGGCCCTCGGCTGGCCCGGCACCGAGATCGGCATCGCCGACTTCGAGGCGCTCTGCCAGGACCCGCAGGGCTGGGCCAGCGTCGGCAAGCCGCTCTGGGGCTCGTTCAAGATCTCGAAGACCAACCCGAACACCTCCACCACCGGGCTCTCCGCGATCCTGATGCAGTCCTACGAGGCGTCCGGCAAGACCTCCGACCTGACCGCCGCCGACGTGGCCGCCGCTGCCGAGTTCTCGCGGGTGTTCGAGGAGTGCGTCATCCACTATGGCGACACCACCGGCAAGGTGCTGACGCGGCTGTACGACGAGACCGAGAACGGTGCCGGCGGCTCGGGCTACGTGTCGGCCGTGGCGCTCGAAGAGACCTCGCTCTTGAACTACAACCAGGGCAACCCCGACTCGCACACGGTGCAGCCGGGCGAGACGCTGACGCCGCCGAAGGAGAAGCTCGTCGCGGTGTATCCCTCGGGCGGCTCGATGTGGTCCGACAACCCGATCACGGTGCTCGGCGCCGACTGGGTGACCGACGTGCAGGCCACCGGGGGCGCCGCCTTCGCAGCCTTCCTGCAGACCGACGCCGCGCAGGAGATCCTGCCCGACTACGGCTTCCGCCCGCTGGATGGCGCAGCACCCCTCGGCGAGCTCTTCACGACCGAGTACGGCGTCGACCCGGCCGGCCCCGCGGTGACGCTCCCGAAGCCTGCGGTCGACGTGGTGTCGGCGGCGATCGATCAGTGGACCCAGATCCGCAAGCCGTCGTCGGTGCTCGAGGTCATCGACATCTCGGGCTCGATGGACGAGGCGATCGGCGACGGCCGCTCGAAGCTCGATGGGGCCATCGAGGGCGCGCAGTCCACTCTCGGGCACTTCCGCTCCTCCGACGAGGTCGGGGTGTGGGCATTCACGACGGGCGTGGAGTCCGAGGCGGGCCAGAACATCGTCATGCTCCGCGATGTCGAGCCGCTCGCGTCGGACCGCGAATCGGTGGATGCCTCGCTCGACGACCTGCGGTTCGCGCATCGCGACGGCACCCCGCTCTACGACGCCATCGCCGCGGCCTACGACGAGATGATCGCGCGCGCCGAGCCCGGCCGCATCAATGCGATCGTCTTGCTGTCGGACGGCCAGGACACCGACTCGTCGATCTCGCTCGACTCCCTCGTCGCCCGGATCGGGGCGTCCGCGCGCGAAGGCGGCGACGAGGCGCCCGTGCGGATCTTCCCGATCGCGTACGGCGAGGGCGCCGACACGGCCGCGCTGCAGCGCATCGCCGAGGCGACCGGCGGGCAGTGGTTCGACGCGTCGGATGCCGCGAAGATCGACCTCGTGTTCGCATCCGTGATCAACAACTTCTAG